From Thermosinus carboxydivorans Nor1, the proteins below share one genomic window:
- a CDS encoding IS110 family transposase, protein HQKMMLSMQLKHIETLDESIKELDKEIADRMRPFEEALELLDTIPGVNRRNAEEIIAEIGVDMSRFPSAEHLSSWSGMAPGHNESADKRKSGKTRKGNQHLRTTLVQSARSAARQKDTYLASQYRRICSRRGSNRAAVAVGHSILIIAYHILKKKQPYIELGANYFEQRSKDAAIKRALQLLQNAGIEINLENIVA, encoded by the coding sequence ACCATCAAAAAATGATGCTATCCATGCAACTAAAACATATTGAAACGCTAGATGAAAGTATTAAAGAATTGGATAAAGAAATAGCAGACCGTATGCGCCCTTTTGAAGAAGCCTTGGAGCTATTAGACACCATACCCGGTGTTAATCGGCGCAATGCAGAAGAAATCATTGCTGAGATTGGAGTAGATATGAGTCGCTTCCCATCCGCGGAGCATCTTTCATCTTGGTCAGGAATGGCTCCAGGGCATAACGAAAGCGCTGATAAGCGAAAATCAGGAAAAACCCGTAAAGGAAACCAACATCTGCGAACAACACTTGTACAATCAGCTCGCTCTGCCGCCCGCCAAAAAGATACTTATCTTGCGTCTCAATACCGTAGAATCTGTTCCCGTCGTGGTTCTAACCGTGCTGCAGTAGCTGTAGGACATAGCATTTTAATAATTGCCTATCATATTCTCAAGAAAAAACAGCCGTACATTGAATTAGGTGCCAACTACTTTGAACAGCGAAGTAAAGATGCTGCAATAAAAAGAGCACTTCAACTTTTACAAAACGCAGGAATTGAAATAAACCTTGAAAATATAGTTGCTTAA
- the rpsR gene encoding 30S ribosomal protein S18, with product MKRERGRKPKKKVCSFCVDKIERVDYKDVPRLRRFITERGKILPRRISGNCARHQRQLTLAIKRARNMALLPFTAE from the coding sequence GTGAAACGCGAACGAGGCAGAAAACCGAAGAAAAAGGTTTGCAGTTTCTGCGTTGACAAGATAGAGCGTGTTGACTACAAAGATGTGCCCAGACTGCGCCGGTTTATCACCGAGCGGGGCAAAATCCTGCCGCGCCGCATCTCGGGCAACTGCGCCAGACATCAACGTCAACTCACGCTTGCCATTAAACGGGCGCGTAATATGGCCCTCCTGCCGTTTACGGCGGAATAA